In Antennarius striatus isolate MH-2024 chromosome 10, ASM4005453v1, whole genome shotgun sequence, one DNA window encodes the following:
- the LOC137602548 gene encoding cysteine-rich and transmembrane domain-containing protein 1-like gives MNFEQPPPYSNDGPSAPGYAGPPPQGYPPQAYPPQPNPAYPNYPAGPMGPGGPYPGPGGPYPGPGQPPYQGYPGQPQYGWQGGPGPGPAYGEPPKNTVYVVEDRRRDDTADTCLTACWTALCCCCLWDMLT, from the exons ATGAATTTTGAGCAGCCCCCACCATACTCGAATGATGGTCCTTCTGCTCCCGGCTACGCAGGCCCACCGCCACAAGGCTACCCACCTCAGGCTTACCCTCCACAACCTAATCCAGCCTACCCCAACTACCCTGCTGGACCTATGGGCCCAGGTGGTCCATACCCAGGCCCAGGTGGTCCTTATCCTGGCCCAGGCCAACCTCCTTATCAAGGTTACCCTGGACAACCACAGTATGGTTGGCAGGGGGGACCCGGTCCTGGGCCTGCGTATGGGGAACCTCCGAAAAACACAG TGTATGtggtggaggacaggaggagagacGACACAGCAGACACATGCCTGACAGCCTGCTGGACAGCTTTGTGTTGCTGCTGCCTTTGGGACATGCTGACATAA
- the psmd10 gene encoding 26S proteasome non-ATPase regulatory subunit 10, whose translation MEGSVSNVEVCNFAYTGQFEKLKDCILSDKRLACKTDQDSRTALHWACSAGHTNIVEFLLNIGAEVNLQDDASWTPLHIAASAGREDIVRALISKGAQLNSVNQNGCTPLHYAASKDRYEIALMLLENGADPNVTDKYESTPLHRASAKGNFRLIQLLLKQSASTNIQDSQGNTPLHLACDEERVEAAKLLVEHGASIYIENKEEKTPLQLAKGGLCNLLRRIVEG comes from the exons ATGGAGGGTTCCGTATCAAATGTGGAGGTCTGTAATTTTGCTTACACGGGACAGTTTGAGAAATTAAAAGATTGCATCCTGTCAGATAAAAGACTTGCCTGCAAAACGGACCAG GACAGTCGGACCGCCTTGCACTGGGCTTGTTCTGCTGGCCATACTAACATTGTCGAGTTTTTGCTTAACATTGGAGCGGAAGTAAATCTTCAGGATGAT GCTTCCTGGACCCCCCTTCACATTGCAGCGTCTGCAGGCAGAGAAGACATAGTGCGAGCTTTAATATCAAAAGGAGCACAGCTGAACTCAGTGAATCAGAATGGGTGCACCCCTCTGCACTACGCAGCTTCCAAAGACAGATACGAG ATCGCCCTGATGCTGTTAGAAAACGGGGCAGACCCAAATGTCACCGACAAGTATGAGTCCACTCCACTTCACAGGGCGTCTGCCAAGGGCAACTTCCGCCTCATTCAGCTGCTTCTTAAACAAAGTGCCTCAACCAACATCCAAGACTCACAGGGCAACACACCCCT GCACCTAGCATGTGATGAGGAGCGTGTGGAAGCAGCCAAGTTGCTGGTGGAACATGGTGCCAGCATCTACATAGAgaacaaagaggaaaagaccCCCCTCCAGCTGGCAAAGGGTGGACTGTGCAACTTACTGCGTCGAATTGTGGAAGGATGA
- the acsl4a gene encoding long-chain-fatty-acid--CoA ligase 4 isoform X1, with amino-acid sequence MGMNLDSALQSILFFPIHLLIWLYSVLSFLPWYYITGAAQKEAQSKRVKARSTSGSAAGPYRSVDHFDSLATEDFPGKDTLDKLFHHAVQRFGNSPCLGTRDVLSEENEIQPTGKVFKKLILGDYRWLSYNEVDVIVNQTGRGLAALGQQPKSNIAIFCETRAEWMITAQACFRHNFPLVTFYATLGEDAIAYGLNEAEVTHLVTSVELLETKMKKVLAQIPKLKHVIYVDQKKVSTDGYPAGLSIHSMQAVRELGMLPENVGREITKPQPSDLAVVMYTSGSTGRPKGVMIVHSNLIAGMTGQCERIPGLGPDDTYIAYLPLAHVLEMTAEISCVTYGCRIGYSSPQTLSDQSTKIKKGSKGDCSVLKPTLIAAVPEILDRINKNVMSKVQEMGFVQKKLFILGYNYKLEQIKRGYDAPLCNALLFKKVKKLLGGRVRMMLSGGAPLSAATQRFMNVCFCCPVGQGYGLTETCGAGTITEVTDVSTGRVGAPLLCCEIKLRDWLEGGYTSKDQPHPRGEILIGGPNVTIGYYKNETNNQDFFVDENGQRWFCTGDVGEIHPDGCLQIVDRKKDLVKLQAGEYVSLGKVESALKTCSLVDNICAYANSEQNYVISFVVPNQKKLSELAKQRGIVGTWEEICRHSEMETEVLKEIKEAAVKIKLQRFEIPVKVHLSSEPWTPETGLVTDAFKLKRKELKNHYLPDIERMYGGK; translated from the exons ATGGGTATGAACTTGGACTCTGCTCTCCAATCTATCCTCTTCTTTCCGATCCACTTGTTGATATGGCTGTACTCCGTCCTGTCCTTCTTACCCTGGTATTACATCACTGGTGCAGCTCAAAAAGAAGCTCAGTCCAAGCGGGTAAAGGCCCGTTCCACTTCGGGCTCTGCAGCGGGCCCATACCGTTCCGTAGACCATTTTGATTCTCTCGCCACTGAGGACTTCCCCGGCAAGGACACACTTGATAAGTTGTTTCACCATGCCGTGCAACGCTTCGGAAATTCCCCGTGTCTTGGTACTCGAGATGTATTGAGCGAAGAGAATGAGATTCAACCCACTGGTAAAGTATTTAAAAAG CTGATCCTTGGAGATTATAGATGGCTGTCCTACAATGAGGTGGATGTTATCGTCAATCAGACGGGCCGCGGACTGGCAGCTCTTGGGCAGCAGCCCAAAAGCAACATCGCTATTTTTTGTGAAACCAGAGCAGAATGGATGATCACTGCTCAGGCATGCTTCAGGCACAATTTCCCAT TGGTGACGTTCTATGCCACCCTGGGAGAAGATGCAATCGCATATGGGCTGAATGAGGCTGAAGTGACACATCTGGTTACCAGCGTGGAGCTGCTTGAAACTAAAATGAAA AAAGTGCTTGCACAGATCCCAAAACTGAAGCACGTGATCTATGTGGACCAGAAGAAAGTGAGCACAGACGGCTACCCAGCAGGCCTGTCTATCCACAGTATGCAGGCTGTTCGAGAGCTGGGCATGCTGCCTGAGAATG TGGGGAGGGAAATCACGAAGCCCCAGCCGTCAGATCTGGCTGTGGTGATGTACACCAGTGGGTCCACTGGCCGACCCAAAGGAGTGATGATCGTCCACAGTAACCTAATCGCAGGGATGACGGGACAGTGTGAGCGCATTCCTGGACTCGG gCCTGATGATACTTACATAGCCTATTTGCCCTTGGCTCATGTTTTGGAGATGACCGCTGAAATCTCCTGTGTCACATACGGCTGCCGAATCGGCTACTCGTCCCCCCAGACACTGTCAGACCAG TCCACCAAGATAAAGAAGGGAAGTAAAGGAGACTGCTCTGTGCTGAAACCCACTCTCATCGCAGCTGTCCCA GAAATACTGGATCGCATCAACAAGAACGTGATGAGCAAAGTTCAGGAAATGGGCTTCGTTCAGAAGAAGCTGTTTATACTGGGCTACAATTATAAACTGGAGCAGATCAAGAGAGGCTACGACGCACCACTCTGCAATGC CCTGCTGTTCAAGAAAGTGAAGAAACTGCTGGGAGGACGGGTTAGGATGATGTTGTCTGGAGGAGCCCCTCTGTCAGCAGCCACCCAGAGATTCATGAACGTATGTTTCTGTTGTCCAGTGGGTCAAGGCTATGGCCTCACTGAAACCTGTGGAGCCGGCACCATCACAGAGG TCACGGACGTCAGCACCGGCCGAGTCGGCGCTCCTCTTCTGTGTTGTGAGATCAAACTCCGCGACTGGCTTGAAG GTGGCTACACCAGCAAAGATCAGCCACACCCTAGAGGGGAGATCCTGATAGGTGGTCCCAACGTAACGATCGGTTACTACAAAAATGAAACCAACAACCAAGACTTCTTCGTGGATGAAAACGGTCAGCGGTGGTTCTGCACCGGAGATGTCGGAGAAATTCACCCAGATGGTTGTCTTCAGATCGTAg ACCGCAAGAAGGACTTGGTGAAGCTGCAGGCCGGGGAGTATGTGTCTCTGGGTAAAGTGGAGTCTGCTCTGAAAACCTGCTCTCTCGTTGACAACATCTGCGCTTACGCAAACAG TGAACAGAACTATGTGATCAGCTTCGTGGTTCCCAACCAGAAAAAGTTATCTGAACTGGCCAAACAAAGAGGCATTGTGGGAACATGGGAAGAGATCTGCAGACATTCTGAGATGGAAACAGAAGTTCTAAAAGAGATCAAGGAGGCTGCTGTTAAAA TTAAACTCCAGCGATTTGAGATCCCAGTGAAGGTGCATCTGAGTTCAGAGCCATGGACCCCGGAAACTGGCCTGGTTACTGATGCTTTTAAGCTGAAGAGGAAAGAGCTGAAGAACCACTATCTCCCTGACATAGAGAGAATGTATGGTGGCAAATAA
- the nxt2 gene encoding NTF2-related export protein 2, with protein sequence MAVTLDFRTHVDQSCRYSEEFVNIYYDCMDKKRRNLTRLYLDKATLVWNGNAVSGHDALGEFFESLPSSEFQVHTLDCQPVHEQATQGQTTLLVVTGGTVKFEGNKQRFFNQNFLLTAQATPNNDQPVWKIASDCFRFQDWNS encoded by the exons ATGGCAGTCACGCTG GATTTCCGGACACATGTCGACCAGTCATGCAGGTACTCAGAAGAATTTGTCAACATATATTATGACTGCATGGATAAGAAAAGGAGG AACCTGACCCGGCTCTACCTGGACAAGGCCACGTTAGTATGGAATGGGAATGCTGTGTCAGGACACGACGCCCTGGGGGAGTTTTTTGAGTCATTGCCTTCAAGCGAGTTCCAAGTTCACACACTGGATTGCCAACCAGTTCACG AACAAGCAACCCAAGGCCAAACCACACTGCTCGTGGTGACTGGTGGAACAGTCAAGTTTGAAGGGAACAAACAACGATTCTTCAACCAGAACTTTCTTCTGACGGCTCAGGCTACACCCAACAATGACCAGCCTGTTTGGAAGATTGCTAGCGACTGCTTCAGATTTCAAGACTGGAACAGCTGA
- the eif4ebp3l gene encoding eukaryotic translation initiation factor 4E-binding protein 3-like yields MSTGTKEVKSCPIPTRVLTLKDWSQLPDCYSQTPGGTLFSTTPGGTRIIYDRKFLLDCRNSPLARTPPCCLPQIPGVTVPATHPMGKLQDLKEEAEEEEKDMADDNQFEMDI; encoded by the exons ATGTCGACTGGAACAAAAGAAGTGAAAAGTTGCCCCATCCCGACCAGGGTGCTTACCCTGAAGGACTGGTCCCAGCTGCCCGACTGTTACAGCCAGACTCCTGGGGGGACCCTCTTCTCCACTACGCCCGGAG GTACTCGCATCATCTATGACAGGAAGTTTCTGTTGGATTGTCGAAACTCTCCTCTTGCCCGGACTCCGCCATGCTGTCTGCCCCAGATCCCAGGGGTAACAGTACCTGCTACACACCCTATGGGGAAATTGCAGGATCTCAAAGAggaagctgaggaggaagagaaggacaTGGCAG ATGACAACCAGTTTGAGATGGACATCTGA
- the acsl4a gene encoding long-chain-fatty-acid--CoA ligase 4 isoform X2, giving the protein MAQKEAQSKRVKARSTSGSAAGPYRSVDHFDSLATEDFPGKDTLDKLFHHAVQRFGNSPCLGTRDVLSEENEIQPTGKVFKKLILGDYRWLSYNEVDVIVNQTGRGLAALGQQPKSNIAIFCETRAEWMITAQACFRHNFPLVTFYATLGEDAIAYGLNEAEVTHLVTSVELLETKMKKVLAQIPKLKHVIYVDQKKVSTDGYPAGLSIHSMQAVRELGMLPENVGREITKPQPSDLAVVMYTSGSTGRPKGVMIVHSNLIAGMTGQCERIPGLGPDDTYIAYLPLAHVLEMTAEISCVTYGCRIGYSSPQTLSDQSTKIKKGSKGDCSVLKPTLIAAVPEILDRINKNVMSKVQEMGFVQKKLFILGYNYKLEQIKRGYDAPLCNALLFKKVKKLLGGRVRMMLSGGAPLSAATQRFMNVCFCCPVGQGYGLTETCGAGTITEVTDVSTGRVGAPLLCCEIKLRDWLEGGYTSKDQPHPRGEILIGGPNVTIGYYKNETNNQDFFVDENGQRWFCTGDVGEIHPDGCLQIVDRKKDLVKLQAGEYVSLGKVESALKTCSLVDNICAYANSEQNYVISFVVPNQKKLSELAKQRGIVGTWEEICRHSEMETEVLKEIKEAAVKIKLQRFEIPVKVHLSSEPWTPETGLVTDAFKLKRKELKNHYLPDIERMYGGK; this is encoded by the exons ATGG CTCAAAAAGAAGCTCAGTCCAAGCGGGTAAAGGCCCGTTCCACTTCGGGCTCTGCAGCGGGCCCATACCGTTCCGTAGACCATTTTGATTCTCTCGCCACTGAGGACTTCCCCGGCAAGGACACACTTGATAAGTTGTTTCACCATGCCGTGCAACGCTTCGGAAATTCCCCGTGTCTTGGTACTCGAGATGTATTGAGCGAAGAGAATGAGATTCAACCCACTGGTAAAGTATTTAAAAAG CTGATCCTTGGAGATTATAGATGGCTGTCCTACAATGAGGTGGATGTTATCGTCAATCAGACGGGCCGCGGACTGGCAGCTCTTGGGCAGCAGCCCAAAAGCAACATCGCTATTTTTTGTGAAACCAGAGCAGAATGGATGATCACTGCTCAGGCATGCTTCAGGCACAATTTCCCAT TGGTGACGTTCTATGCCACCCTGGGAGAAGATGCAATCGCATATGGGCTGAATGAGGCTGAAGTGACACATCTGGTTACCAGCGTGGAGCTGCTTGAAACTAAAATGAAA AAAGTGCTTGCACAGATCCCAAAACTGAAGCACGTGATCTATGTGGACCAGAAGAAAGTGAGCACAGACGGCTACCCAGCAGGCCTGTCTATCCACAGTATGCAGGCTGTTCGAGAGCTGGGCATGCTGCCTGAGAATG TGGGGAGGGAAATCACGAAGCCCCAGCCGTCAGATCTGGCTGTGGTGATGTACACCAGTGGGTCCACTGGCCGACCCAAAGGAGTGATGATCGTCCACAGTAACCTAATCGCAGGGATGACGGGACAGTGTGAGCGCATTCCTGGACTCGG gCCTGATGATACTTACATAGCCTATTTGCCCTTGGCTCATGTTTTGGAGATGACCGCTGAAATCTCCTGTGTCACATACGGCTGCCGAATCGGCTACTCGTCCCCCCAGACACTGTCAGACCAG TCCACCAAGATAAAGAAGGGAAGTAAAGGAGACTGCTCTGTGCTGAAACCCACTCTCATCGCAGCTGTCCCA GAAATACTGGATCGCATCAACAAGAACGTGATGAGCAAAGTTCAGGAAATGGGCTTCGTTCAGAAGAAGCTGTTTATACTGGGCTACAATTATAAACTGGAGCAGATCAAGAGAGGCTACGACGCACCACTCTGCAATGC CCTGCTGTTCAAGAAAGTGAAGAAACTGCTGGGAGGACGGGTTAGGATGATGTTGTCTGGAGGAGCCCCTCTGTCAGCAGCCACCCAGAGATTCATGAACGTATGTTTCTGTTGTCCAGTGGGTCAAGGCTATGGCCTCACTGAAACCTGTGGAGCCGGCACCATCACAGAGG TCACGGACGTCAGCACCGGCCGAGTCGGCGCTCCTCTTCTGTGTTGTGAGATCAAACTCCGCGACTGGCTTGAAG GTGGCTACACCAGCAAAGATCAGCCACACCCTAGAGGGGAGATCCTGATAGGTGGTCCCAACGTAACGATCGGTTACTACAAAAATGAAACCAACAACCAAGACTTCTTCGTGGATGAAAACGGTCAGCGGTGGTTCTGCACCGGAGATGTCGGAGAAATTCACCCAGATGGTTGTCTTCAGATCGTAg ACCGCAAGAAGGACTTGGTGAAGCTGCAGGCCGGGGAGTATGTGTCTCTGGGTAAAGTGGAGTCTGCTCTGAAAACCTGCTCTCTCGTTGACAACATCTGCGCTTACGCAAACAG TGAACAGAACTATGTGATCAGCTTCGTGGTTCCCAACCAGAAAAAGTTATCTGAACTGGCCAAACAAAGAGGCATTGTGGGAACATGGGAAGAGATCTGCAGACATTCTGAGATGGAAACAGAAGTTCTAAAAGAGATCAAGGAGGCTGCTGTTAAAA TTAAACTCCAGCGATTTGAGATCCCAGTGAAGGTGCATCTGAGTTCAGAGCCATGGACCCCGGAAACTGGCCTGGTTACTGATGCTTTTAAGCTGAAGAGGAAAGAGCTGAAGAACCACTATCTCCCTGACATAGAGAGAATGTATGGTGGCAAATAA